The genomic interval AAAGAGCGATTATAGAAAAGTAAAGAAGTTTCACTGTTGGTTTGGCTGGTCTTCAAATTTTTGGCTGGGTGCATCATTCCACATGCGTTCAAGCGCATAGTATTCGCGTAGTTCTTCTTTAAAAATATGAACAACTACATTTACATAATCCAATATAACCCATCGGCGCGTTTCACGTCCTTCTTCTTTCCATGCCTTTTCACCAAGCTGTTCCTTTGTCTCTTTGTTTACGTTATCTGCAATGGCTTTTATCTGTACGTCTGTTTGGGCATGACAGATAACAAGCTTGTCGGCAAGGGTTGTTAGTTCATTAACATCAAGAACAGTTACATCCTCAGCTTTTTTATCGATTAAGGCATCGGTAATGACTTTAATAAGTTTATCGGAGTCAGCTGTTTTGTTCTCATCAACACTGTTAAACTGTTGGTTTGCTCGGGAAGAGTTTTTGCTCATATACTATTGATTTATTTTGAGTGATTCATAATCAGATCCTATGACAACGGTAGCATCCAGGTAAAAATCATCAGATGCTTCGATAAAAATATTTTCCGGTTGTACGCCCAGAGCAGCAGCTACTCGTTTTGCATTTTCTGAATCAAAATTCCGGGCAATGACAACGGTATGTTGCATATTAAAATTCTTAAAATTACCTGTTTCTACAACATCAAATCCAT from Fodinibius salinus carries:
- the rsfS gene encoding ribosome silencing factor, translated to MSKNSSRANQQFNSVDENKTADSDKLIKVITDALIDKKAEDVTVLDVNELTTLADKLVICHAQTDVQIKAIADNVNKETKEQLGEKAWKEEGRETRRWVILDYVNVVVHIFKEELREYYALERMWNDAPSQKFEDQPNQQ